From Streptomyces sp. 6-11-2, one genomic window encodes:
- a CDS encoding NAD(P)/FAD-dependent oxidoreductase: MSEARENQERGTYDVVVLGAGPVGANVADRARTAGLTVAVVERELVGGECAYWACVPSKALLRPVIALADAHRVDGARQAVTDRPDTGRVFARRNHYVNDWDDTGQAEWVKSIGADLYRGHGRLDGPRRATVTRDDGARLTLTARHAVAIATGSRPALPDIPGIAESRPWTNRHGTDSSTVPARLAIVGGGGVGVEMATLWQGLGSQVTLLARHRLIPRMEPFAGELIARSLTEAGADVRIGTQVTAVRRPDPTGPVTLTLDDGSELQADEVMFATGRTPATDDIGLDTVGLTPGTWLKVDTTCLVRDVDGTWLYALGDVNHQALLTHQGKYQARTAGDAIGARAAGRPLDDGPWGDHATTADQHAVPQVFFTDPEAAAVGLTAEQAAQAGHRIHTVDLDFNAALGANLYADNYRGHARMVVDLDREVLLGVTFVGPGVSELLHSATVAVAGEVPLKRLRHAIACFPTVGEIWLFLLAAYHRDRT, translated from the coding sequence ATGAGCGAAGCACGCGAGAACCAGGAACGCGGCACCTACGACGTGGTCGTGCTGGGCGCGGGCCCGGTGGGCGCGAACGTCGCCGACCGCGCCCGCACCGCCGGCCTCACCGTGGCCGTCGTGGAACGTGAACTGGTCGGCGGCGAATGCGCCTACTGGGCCTGCGTCCCCAGCAAAGCGCTGCTGCGGCCGGTCATCGCCCTCGCCGACGCCCACCGGGTGGACGGCGCCCGGCAGGCCGTCACCGATCGGCCCGACACCGGCCGGGTCTTCGCCCGCCGCAACCACTACGTCAATGACTGGGACGACACCGGACAGGCCGAGTGGGTGAAGTCCATCGGCGCCGACCTGTACCGCGGCCACGGCCGCCTCGACGGCCCCCGCCGCGCCACGGTCACCAGGGACGACGGAGCGCGCCTGACCCTCACCGCCCGGCACGCGGTGGCCATCGCCACCGGCAGCCGACCGGCCCTGCCCGACATCCCCGGCATCGCCGAGTCCCGGCCCTGGACGAACCGGCACGGCACCGACTCCAGCACCGTGCCCGCCCGGCTCGCGATCGTCGGAGGCGGGGGAGTCGGCGTGGAGATGGCCACCCTCTGGCAGGGCCTGGGCTCCCAGGTCACCCTGCTCGCCCGCCACCGCCTGATCCCCCGCATGGAACCCTTCGCGGGCGAGCTCATCGCGCGCAGCCTCACCGAGGCGGGTGCGGACGTGCGGATCGGCACCCAGGTCACCGCCGTGCGCCGCCCAGACCCCACCGGGCCCGTCACCCTCACCCTCGACGACGGCAGCGAACTGCAGGCCGACGAGGTCATGTTCGCCACCGGCCGCACCCCCGCCACCGACGACATCGGCCTGGACACCGTCGGCCTCACCCCCGGCACATGGCTGAAGGTGGACACCACCTGCCTGGTCCGTGACGTCGACGGCACATGGCTGTACGCCCTCGGCGACGTCAACCACCAGGCCCTGCTCACCCACCAGGGCAAGTACCAGGCACGAACCGCCGGCGACGCCATCGGCGCCCGCGCCGCAGGCCGCCCCCTCGACGACGGCCCGTGGGGAGACCACGCCACCACCGCCGACCAGCACGCCGTGCCCCAAGTCTTCTTCACCGACCCCGAGGCGGCCGCCGTGGGCCTGACCGCCGAACAGGCGGCCCAGGCCGGCCACCGCATCCACACCGTCGACCTCGACTTCAACGCCGCCCTGGGCGCCAACCTCTACGCCGACAACTACCGAGGCCACGCGCGGATGGTGGTCGACCTCGACCGGGAAGTCCTGCTCGGGGTGACCTTCGTCGGCCCCGGAGTCAGCGAACTGCTGCACTCGGCGACCGTCGCGGTCGCTGGCGAGGTCCCGCTCAAGCGACTCAGGCACGCCATCGCCTGCTTCCCGACCGTCGGCGAGATCTGGCTCTTCCTCCTCGCCGCCTACCACCGCGACCGCACCTGA
- a CDS encoding muconolactone Delta-isomerase family protein translates to MPGVVQANDTVGVWRADDEAALREKVLGSLPMRPWATAVITAMQSHPNDPGQTG, encoded by the coding sequence GTGCCGGGCGTCGTGCAGGCGAACGACACGGTCGGCGTGTGGCGCGCCGACGACGAGGCGGCGTTGCGTGAGAAAGTGCTCGGAAGCCTACCGATGCGGCCTTGGGCGACCGCGGTGATCACCGCCATGCAGTCACACCCCAACGATCCAGGCCAGACCGGCTGA
- a CDS encoding NAD(P)H-binding protein: MSEKNHATVAVTGVTGALGSRIAARLAGQRVPQLLVGRDPGRLPELPGAERRGPAAYGDASAMRTALEGASTLILVSGHRTGHRLEEHATAVEAAMAVGVNRVLYVSLVGAAPTATYLNARDQWLTERFLAGAGIRHTVLRAGFYTSTPAALADEEFVVSGPATTGRAAFVTHEDIAAVIAAVALDEGPHSQHDGAILEITGPQALTLDEAVTRIAAATGRPYRYEPETLEEAFSRRWRRGMSGEQIETWISWYQAIERGEISMVTDVVPRLTGSPATPISDAAWWPAPKTARGVR; the protein is encoded by the coding sequence ATGTCTGAGAAGAACCACGCCACAGTGGCGGTCACCGGGGTGACCGGGGCACTCGGCAGCCGGATCGCCGCCCGGCTCGCCGGCCAGCGCGTCCCCCAACTCCTCGTCGGACGGGACCCGGGCCGCCTGCCCGAGCTGCCGGGCGCCGAGCGGCGCGGTCCGGCCGCCTACGGCGACGCCTCGGCCATGCGCACGGCGCTCGAAGGCGCGTCGACCCTCATCCTGGTCTCCGGACACCGCACAGGACACCGGTTGGAGGAGCACGCCACCGCGGTCGAAGCCGCCATGGCGGTGGGGGTGAACCGGGTCCTGTACGTGTCCCTCGTCGGCGCGGCGCCGACCGCCACGTACCTCAACGCCCGCGACCAATGGCTGACCGAGCGGTTCCTGGCCGGGGCCGGGATCCGCCACACCGTGCTCCGCGCGGGCTTCTACACCTCGACGCCCGCGGCCCTCGCCGACGAGGAATTCGTCGTGAGCGGTCCCGCGACCACCGGCCGGGCCGCCTTCGTCACCCACGAGGACATCGCCGCCGTGATCGCGGCCGTCGCCCTCGACGAGGGTCCCCACTCCCAGCACGACGGAGCGATCCTCGAGATCACCGGGCCGCAGGCCCTCACTCTCGACGAAGCGGTCACCCGGATCGCCGCGGCCACCGGCCGGCCCTACCGCTACGAACCCGAGACGCTGGAGGAAGCCTTCTCGCGACGTTGGCGACGGGGTATGAGCGGGGAACAGATCGAGACCTGGATCTCGTGGTACCAGGCGATCGAGCGGGGCGAGATCTCCATGGTCACCGACGTCGTTCCCCGGCTCACCGGCTCACCGGCGACCCCGATCTCGGACGCGGCCTGGTGGCCCGCGCCGAAAACCGCACGCGGTGTCCGCTGA
- a CDS encoding DUF6243 family protein gives MSKNINNPVGMGGGQRKKLSRAERQNNGPHRNLDRQGAADQKAELVRKMREKAGTAEGAGQTGDNTAQS, from the coding sequence GTGAGCAAGAACATCAACAACCCCGTGGGCATGGGCGGCGGCCAGCGCAAGAAGCTGTCCCGCGCCGAACGGCAGAACAACGGTCCGCACCGCAACCTCGACCGCCAGGGTGCCGCCGACCAGAAGGCGGAGCTGGTGCGCAAGATGCGCGAGAAGGCAGGCACAGCCGAGGGCGCCGGGCAGACGGGCGACAACACCGCACAGAGCTGA
- a CDS encoding transposase family protein — protein MLAYPSGLDLSTSALRLLRRELTARRRRIGTRWRRLTCGRQALMALAHLRCGHTFAQLAVGFGVGLATAHRYVTEAVDVLAVLAPTLQQAMAVAAGKAFVILDGTLLPIDRIAADRPFYSGKHRKHGMNVQVLTDPFGKLIWVSPALAGAVHDIRAARSHGLLDTLNNADIRCWADKAYQGSGPAVRVPFRGRWSKLSVGKKAVNRAHAKIRALGEQAMATLKSWRLLRKLRCSTTRITDLVKAVITLELTAST, from the coding sequence GTGCTTGCCTACCCCTCCGGACTGGACCTGTCCACTTCCGCACTGCGGCTGCTGCGGCGGGAGCTGACCGCTCGGCGGCGACGGATCGGTACCCGCTGGCGTCGACTCACGTGCGGACGACAGGCGTTGATGGCCCTGGCCCACCTGCGCTGCGGTCACACCTTCGCCCAGCTCGCGGTCGGGTTCGGCGTCGGTCTGGCCACCGCCCACCGCTACGTCACCGAGGCCGTGGACGTCCTGGCCGTCCTCGCCCCTACCCTCCAGCAGGCCATGGCGGTTGCCGCAGGCAAGGCATTCGTGATCCTGGACGGAACCCTGCTGCCCATCGACCGCATCGCGGCGGACCGTCCCTTCTACTCCGGCAAGCACCGCAAACACGGCATGAATGTCCAAGTCCTCACCGACCCGTTCGGGAAGCTCATCTGGGTTTCGCCGGCCCTGGCAGGCGCGGTCCACGACATCAGGGCAGCCCGCTCCCACGGTCTGCTCGACACCCTCAACAACGCCGACATCCGGTGCTGGGCTGACAAGGCGTACCAGGGCTCCGGCCCTGCCGTCCGCGTCCCCTTCCGCGGCCGCTGGAGCAAGCTCTCCGTCGGGAAGAAGGCCGTCAACCGCGCCCACGCGAAGATCCGCGCACTCGGCGAACAGGCCATGGCCACCCTCAAGTCCTGGCGCCTGCTGCGGAAGCTCCGCTGCAGCACCACCCGCATCACCGACCTCGTCAAGGCCGTCATCACCCTGGAGCTGACCGCCTCAACCTGA
- a CDS encoding integrase: MVGVGGYWRVGVGAGPVQGGVDVACGPAVGACSAEGLAESRRAKLMTAARDGEPFDVRTGLPASELRALKQRTSWYVLAREYIEQRWDRTPGNTRRTLADALATITPAFVEPGASYRAPRVLRRALYSWAFNKHAWKVDASEEWQAALDWLQRHSLPVGELDDPDVLRRGLDALCRKVDGTAAAAKTVKRKKAAVNEVFGVAVERGYFAQNPLSGLRWTAPEVADEVDPDCVPNPAQVARLLAAVRVLPGRGPHLYAFFGCMYYAAMRPAEVIHLQKSQCRLPTSGWGLLNLKGSVVTAGKEWTDDGAVHEIHSLKRRAAKATRPVPIPPVLVRMLREHIRSFGVAPDGRLFRNAEGNYIDASAYGITWGRAREAVLSLDEHALDLAKRPYDLRHAGISFWLASGVDPAECARRAGQSIQVLFRYYAKFLAEARNHANTLIEDSMRRGEEATDDDDAESDLVRP, translated from the coding sequence GTGGTCGGGGTCGGCGGTTACTGGCGGGTGGGGGTTGGCGCCGGTCCAGTACAGGGCGGTGTCGATGTCGCGTGCGGTCCAGCCGTCGGCGCGTGCTCCGCCGAGGGGCTGGCGGAAAGCCGTCGCGCCAAGCTCATGACCGCCGCTCGGGACGGCGAACCCTTCGATGTCCGGACGGGTCTGCCGGCCTCCGAACTTCGGGCCCTGAAGCAGCGGACCAGTTGGTACGTCCTGGCCCGGGAGTACATCGAGCAACGGTGGGACCGAACACCAGGGAACACACGACGCACGTTGGCAGATGCCCTGGCGACCATCACGCCAGCCTTCGTTGAACCAGGGGCCAGCTACCGGGCGCCCCGCGTGCTGCGGCGAGCGCTCTACTCCTGGGCCTTCAACAAGCACGCCTGGAAGGTCGATGCGTCAGAAGAGTGGCAAGCAGCATTGGATTGGCTGCAGCGTCACTCGCTGCCTGTAGGTGAGTTGGATGATCCGGATGTGCTGCGGCGTGGCCTCGACGCACTCTGTCGCAAGGTCGATGGAACGGCCGCTGCCGCGAAGACCGTGAAGCGAAAGAAGGCTGCGGTCAACGAGGTGTTTGGTGTAGCCGTTGAACGCGGATACTTCGCGCAGAACCCGCTGAGCGGTCTCCGCTGGACGGCTCCGGAAGTCGCCGATGAAGTCGATCCCGACTGCGTGCCGAACCCGGCTCAGGTCGCCCGATTGCTTGCCGCAGTAAGAGTCCTACCCGGCCGTGGCCCTCACCTTTACGCCTTCTTTGGCTGCATGTACTACGCCGCCATGCGCCCAGCCGAGGTGATCCATCTACAGAAATCCCAGTGTCGTCTGCCGACGAGTGGCTGGGGCCTTCTGAACCTGAAGGGCAGCGTCGTAACTGCCGGTAAAGAGTGGACGGATGACGGCGCCGTCCACGAGATCCACTCCCTGAAACGGCGGGCAGCCAAGGCAACACGCCCGGTGCCGATTCCTCCAGTGCTCGTTCGTATGCTGCGCGAACACATACGAAGCTTCGGTGTTGCACCCGACGGACGCCTGTTCCGAAACGCAGAGGGGAACTACATCGACGCCTCGGCGTACGGCATCACCTGGGGGCGAGCGCGTGAGGCTGTTCTTTCGCTTGACGAGCACGCTCTTGACCTGGCGAAGCGTCCATACGACCTGCGCCACGCCGGCATCTCGTTCTGGTTGGCCTCCGGCGTCGACCCGGCGGAGTGTGCACGCCGGGCTGGGCAGAGCATCCAGGTCCTCTTCCGCTACTACGCCAAGTTCCTGGCTGAAGCGCGGAACCACGCCAACACTCTGATCGAAGACTCCATGCGGCGAGGGGAGGAGGCCACGGACGATGACGATGCGGAGAGCGACTTAGTGAGACCTTGA
- a CDS encoding IS256 family transposase, whose protein sequence is MLSVVTDDGSTQSGSLIDEIVREGARRMLAAALEAEVNQYIAELAAETDEAGRRLVVRNGHHRPRTVVTAAGPVEVRAPRVNDRRVDEATGERKRFSSKILPPWCRKSPKVSEVLPLLYLHGLSSGDFVPALEQFLGGAAGLSPATVTRLTRQWSDDHAAFQQRDLSQTDYVYVWADGVHPKVRLGQAHSCVLVLLGVRLDGTKELVALAEGLRESTESWADLLRDCRRRGMRDPELVVGDGAMGLWNALAEVFPAARHQRCWVHKARNVSNALPKSAQPGATKAMREIYNAEDRAHAEKAIEAFAKTYGAKWPKAVAKITDDRDELLAFYDFPAEHWVHLRTTNPIESTFSTVKLRTKVTRGAGSPAAALAMVFKLVESAQVRWRSITGAHLVPLVRAGATFENGALVERQDQAA, encoded by the coding sequence GTGCTCAGCGTAGTCACCGACGACGGCTCCACCCAGTCCGGCTCCCTGATCGATGAGATTGTGCGTGAAGGCGCACGCCGGATGCTGGCCGCCGCGCTGGAGGCGGAAGTCAACCAGTACATAGCCGAGTTGGCGGCCGAGACCGACGAGGCGGGTCGTCGTCTGGTGGTCCGCAACGGCCACCATCGGCCCCGCACCGTGGTCACCGCGGCCGGTCCCGTCGAGGTCAGGGCCCCGCGGGTGAACGACCGGCGCGTCGACGAGGCGACCGGTGAGCGCAAGCGGTTCTCCTCGAAGATCTTGCCGCCGTGGTGCCGCAAGTCGCCGAAGGTGTCCGAGGTGCTGCCGCTGCTCTATCTGCACGGTCTGTCGTCGGGGGACTTCGTGCCCGCGTTGGAGCAGTTCCTCGGCGGCGCGGCCGGCCTGTCGCCGGCGACCGTGACCCGGCTGACCAGGCAGTGGAGCGACGACCACGCCGCCTTCCAGCAGCGTGACCTGTCGCAGACCGATTACGTCTACGTGTGGGCTGACGGGGTGCACCCCAAGGTCCGGCTCGGCCAGGCGCACTCGTGCGTGCTGGTCCTGCTCGGGGTCCGCCTGGACGGCACCAAAGAGCTGGTCGCGCTGGCCGAGGGGCTGCGGGAGTCCACCGAATCGTGGGCGGACCTGCTGCGCGACTGCCGCCGCCGGGGCATGCGTGACCCCGAGCTGGTGGTCGGCGACGGCGCGATGGGCTTGTGGAACGCCCTGGCCGAGGTCTTTCCCGCCGCCCGGCACCAGCGGTGCTGGGTTCACAAGGCCCGGAATGTATCGAACGCCCTGCCGAAGTCCGCGCAGCCGGGTGCGACCAAGGCGATGCGGGAGATCTACAACGCCGAGGACCGCGCCCACGCCGAGAAGGCGATCGAGGCGTTCGCGAAGACCTACGGCGCCAAGTGGCCCAAGGCCGTCGCGAAGATCACCGACGACCGGGATGAGCTGCTGGCGTTCTACGACTTCCCCGCCGAGCACTGGGTCCATCTGAGGACCACGAATCCGATCGAGTCGACGTTCTCCACGGTCAAGCTGCGGACCAAGGTCACCCGAGGGGCCGGCAGCCCGGCCGCGGCGCTGGCGATGGTGTTCAAGCTGGTGGAGTCCGCCCAGGTCCGCTGGCGCTCGATCACAGGCGCCCACCTGGTCCCTCTCGTCCGGGCGGGTGCCACGTTTGAGAACGGCGCGCTGGTCGAGCGACAGGACCAGGCCGCATGA
- a CDS encoding SpoIIE family protein phosphatase, with protein MAVDRNGEGQTSPHADAALLQHMMAALSAGVYILDDKSHIIWVNPRAETLLVRSAADMIGHDSHDLLHRGPGGGTSPRHACRLLGAFLSGTTTHSDEWFERGDGAVIHVACLGVPYRTQDGTNGGAVIFYEHPPREAPAAESSDAAAELSDVIGRLTLVAEITTVLTSTLDSHETLRRLVRLLVPQLGDWAVVDLLGKSGEVQRVAVVHHHHGAYVNAEEFEGPMPPVSETENMPLARVLRGVLPVIVSPADYEGSLDTGIAVQQRDLIRATGIRSAVIAPLHGLGGVVLGALTVGRAEQPQPYGPAELTLVDDIARRAGLAVDNARLYEQQRRAQGRLELLYVAGMRIGTTLDVRRTAEELTQVVVPRFADIATVELLDPVPRGDEPTGKRTQLRRTAVSSGLTGQPLYPVGELISFTPSTPHASAVEHGHAVLERDLEAAHGWRAWDPQQAEKILACGLHSLIAVPLQARGVMLGLATFWRARKDPFAEEDLSLVEELAARAAVCIDNARRYTREHAMAVTLQRRLLPLGLPEQDALEVAYRYLPAQAGVGGDWFDVIPLTGTRVALVVGDVVGHGLHAAATMGRLRTAVHNFSALDLPPDELLAHLDDLVTRVDQEQTGTDEGAGTGVTGATCLYAIYDPVSGRCSMARAGHPGPALVRPDGTVSLPDIPGSPPLGLCGSLPIEVTELQLAQGSHLVLFTDGLVEDRHRDFDAGLMLLLDTLSGTATQTPEETCQTVFNTMVPDRPRDDVALLVARTRMLDPAQVADWDVPSDPAAVAAVRGECGRQLQVWGLEDIQFTAELILSELITNAIRYGTQPIHVRLLRDRNLICEVSDGSSTSPHLRRAETTDEGGRGLFLVAQFTQGWGTRYTPHGKIIWTEQPLHAGAAEPIEQPSDILLDQWSDEAF; from the coding sequence ATGGCTGTGGACCGGAACGGCGAAGGCCAGACATCGCCGCACGCAGACGCCGCGCTACTCCAGCATATGATGGCCGCGCTCAGCGCCGGGGTGTACATCCTGGACGACAAGTCGCACATCATCTGGGTCAATCCGCGCGCCGAGACCCTGCTCGTGCGGTCCGCCGCCGACATGATCGGCCACGACAGCCATGATCTGCTGCATCGCGGACCCGGCGGCGGCACCTCCCCGCGCCACGCCTGCCGTCTGCTCGGCGCCTTCCTCAGCGGCACCACCACGCACTCGGACGAGTGGTTCGAACGAGGCGACGGCGCCGTCATCCACGTGGCCTGTCTGGGCGTGCCCTACCGGACGCAGGACGGCACGAACGGCGGAGCCGTGATCTTCTACGAGCACCCGCCGCGCGAAGCTCCGGCCGCCGAGTCCTCCGACGCCGCGGCAGAGCTGTCGGACGTCATCGGCCGTCTCACGCTGGTCGCGGAGATCACCACCGTGCTCACCTCAACCCTGGACTCGCACGAGACGCTGCGCCGACTGGTCCGGCTGCTCGTCCCCCAGCTGGGTGACTGGGCTGTGGTGGACCTCCTGGGCAAGAGCGGGGAGGTGCAGCGCGTGGCCGTCGTCCACCATCACCACGGCGCATATGTGAACGCGGAGGAGTTCGAGGGCCCCATGCCGCCGGTCTCGGAGACCGAGAACATGCCGCTCGCGCGGGTGCTGCGCGGCGTCCTCCCGGTGATCGTGAGCCCTGCGGACTACGAGGGTTCCCTCGATACCGGCATCGCGGTCCAGCAGCGCGATCTCATCCGGGCGACCGGTATCCGCTCCGCTGTCATCGCGCCGCTGCACGGTCTGGGCGGGGTGGTGCTGGGCGCGCTGACCGTCGGCCGCGCCGAGCAGCCGCAGCCGTACGGCCCGGCCGAGCTCACCCTGGTGGACGACATCGCCCGCCGGGCCGGACTGGCGGTGGACAACGCCCGCTTGTACGAACAGCAGCGGCGAGCCCAGGGACGGTTGGAGTTGCTCTATGTGGCCGGGATGCGGATCGGCACCACACTGGACGTGCGACGCACGGCCGAGGAACTGACGCAGGTGGTCGTCCCGCGGTTCGCCGACATTGCCACCGTCGAGCTGCTCGATCCGGTGCCGCGGGGAGACGAGCCGACCGGAAAACGCACCCAGCTACGCCGTACCGCGGTCAGCTCTGGGCTCACCGGTCAGCCCCTCTACCCGGTCGGCGAGCTGATCAGTTTCACGCCGTCCACACCGCATGCATCCGCCGTGGAGCACGGGCACGCGGTACTCGAGAGGGACCTCGAGGCCGCCCACGGCTGGCGGGCGTGGGATCCCCAGCAGGCCGAGAAGATCCTGGCCTGCGGCCTCCACTCGCTGATCGCGGTGCCGCTGCAGGCCCGGGGTGTCATGCTGGGGCTGGCCACCTTCTGGCGGGCGCGGAAGGATCCTTTCGCAGAGGAGGACCTGTCCCTGGTCGAGGAGCTGGCCGCCCGGGCGGCGGTGTGTATCGACAACGCCCGCCGCTACACCCGCGAGCACGCCATGGCCGTCACCCTGCAACGCCGTTTGCTCCCCCTGGGCCTGCCCGAGCAGGATGCCCTGGAAGTGGCCTACCGGTACCTGCCCGCGCAGGCTGGAGTGGGCGGGGACTGGTTCGACGTCATCCCCCTGACAGGAACTCGTGTCGCCCTGGTCGTGGGCGACGTGGTCGGACACGGCCTGCACGCCGCCGCCACCATGGGTCGGCTGCGCACCGCGGTGCACAACTTCTCCGCTCTGGACCTGCCCCCCGACGAGCTCCTCGCCCACCTCGATGATCTGGTCACCCGGGTCGACCAGGAGCAGACCGGCACGGACGAGGGGGCGGGGACGGGCGTCACCGGAGCCACCTGCCTGTACGCGATCTACGATCCCGTCTCCGGCCGCTGCAGCATGGCCCGGGCCGGTCACCCGGGGCCCGCACTTGTCCGCCCCGACGGCACCGTCTCCTTGCCTGACATCCCCGGTTCCCCGCCCCTGGGTCTCTGCGGCAGCCTGCCCATCGAGGTCACTGAGCTGCAGCTTGCCCAGGGCTCCCACCTGGTGCTGTTCACCGACGGACTCGTCGAGGACCGCCACCGCGACTTCGATGCCGGCCTCATGCTGCTCCTTGACACGCTGAGCGGCACCGCTACCCAGACTCCGGAGGAGACCTGCCAGACCGTCTTCAACACCATGGTCCCCGACCGCCCTCGCGACGACGTCGCGCTCCTGGTGGCCCGCACCCGCATGCTGGACCCAGCTCAGGTCGCTGACTGGGACGTCCCCTCCGACCCAGCCGCCGTTGCAGCAGTCCGCGGCGAATGCGGCCGGCAGCTACAAGTGTGGGGCCTGGAAGACATTCAGTTCACCGCCGAGCTCATCCTCAGCGAACTGATCACCAATGCCATCCGATACGGGACTCAGCCCATCCACGTGCGGCTCCTACGCGACCGCAACCTGATCTGCGAGGTCTCCGACGGCTCCAGCACCTCCCCCCACCTACGCCGGGCCGAAACCACCGACGAAGGCGGACGCGGGCTCTTCCTGGTCGCCCAATTCACTCAGGGCTGGGGCACCCGCTACACCCCGCACGGCAAGATCATCTGGACCGAACAGCCCCTACACGCTGGGGCAGCAGAACCCATTGAGCAGCCCAGCGACATCCTCCTCGACCAATGGAGCGACGAAGCGTTTTAG
- a CDS encoding transposase — MSPRRVGASDGANVITDVATTSAATNDGQALPGIHTRLARRELLPAEDLVDGGYTSLVHLERATREHQVTVSGPLPGNSTRRQRQNEGFDRDDFHIDFDRRQVTCPRGQVSKGWHGPYPTSSPTAAPLIVARSTKGQCQPCPDRTRCTSSRESSRNVGFPPRELRDLQVRVRSEQQTPERKARYAVRSGVEGTINEFAHGHGMRHCCYRGQPKAHLQHVLTAIAVNFERLSGLTPAEEPPSPRPSTAFQAFLDQHEIPRSKSWRTLGS, encoded by the coding sequence ATGTCACCGAGACGTGTGGGTGCCTCCGACGGCGCCAACGTGATCACGGACGTGGCCACCACCTCGGCCGCCACCAACGACGGCCAGGCCCTGCCCGGCATCCACACCCGCCTGGCGCGTCGCGAGCTGCTGCCCGCCGAGGACCTGGTCGACGGAGGCTATACCTCTCTGGTCCACCTGGAGAGAGCCACCCGCGAACACCAGGTCACCGTCAGCGGGCCACTGCCGGGCAACTCCACCCGCCGGCAGCGCCAGAATGAAGGCTTCGACCGGGACGACTTCCACATCGACTTCGACCGCCGGCAGGTCACCTGCCCCCGGGGCCAGGTCAGCAAGGGCTGGCACGGCCCCTATCCGACCTCCTCGCCCACCGCCGCCCCGTTGATCGTGGCGCGGTCCACCAAGGGCCAGTGCCAGCCGTGCCCGGACCGCACCCGATGCACCAGCTCCCGCGAGAGCTCCCGGAACGTGGGCTTTCCCCCGCGAGAACTCCGCGACCTGCAGGTCCGTGTCCGCAGCGAGCAGCAGACACCCGAGCGGAAGGCCCGCTACGCGGTCCGCTCCGGCGTAGAGGGCACCATCAATGAGTTCGCCCACGGACACGGCATGCGCCACTGCTGCTACCGAGGACAGCCGAAAGCCCACCTTCAGCATGTACTCACAGCGATCGCCGTGAACTTCGAGCGCCTCAGCGGCCTGACACCGGCCGAGGAACCGCCCTCGCCGCGACCATCGACCGCCTTCCAGGCCTTCCTGGACCAGCACGAGATCCCCCGGTCAAAGTCCTGGCGAACCCTCGGCAGTTGA
- a CDS encoding peptidase inhibitor family I36 protein: MRAAAASASAFPALSAPASAADGAGLARAGIDCPSGCGCIYPEINFGGQPWAQRAVDGGVKDRPSAIRDRGSSIRNNSDRAPRVWEKRNCSGRWVPPAAETSSSAHEGPAVVPPHAGQGPLTNWRHRASRRTD, encoded by the coding sequence ATGCGTGCCGCAGCGGCCTCCGCTTCGGCCTTCCCTGCCCTGTCCGCACCCGCATCGGCCGCTGACGGCGCCGGCCTGGCCCGTGCCGGGATCGACTGCCCGTCCGGGTGCGGGTGCATCTACCCGGAGATCAACTTCGGCGGTCAGCCGTGGGCGCAGCGTGCTGTGGACGGTGGCGTGAAGGATCGGCCCTCTGCAATCCGTGACCGCGGAAGCTCCATCCGGAACAACTCCGACCGCGCCCCCCGCGTCTGGGAAAAGCGCAACTGCAGCGGCCGGTGGGTCCCCCCAGCAGCCGAGACCTCATCCTCGGCCCATGAGGGGCCAGCGGTCGTGCCCCCTCACGCTGGGCAAGGACCGCTGACGAACTGGCGGCACCGGGCGTCACGCAGGACCGACTAA
- a CDS encoding winged helix-turn-helix domain-containing protein, translating into MRYPQGGGLTPERQAFRERIRMEAAERFGAGASNAEVAKDLRVSVRSVQRWRRAWQNTGTDGLRSVGPVSLPRLSEKLFAVLEQELAKGPVAHGWPDQTWTLARIKTLIGRRFHKSFTLSGISQMLRRRGWSHQVPARRAVERDDVAVAGWVKETFPHVEAPRRRSMPTSFLRTRPASR; encoded by the coding sequence ATGAGGTATCCGCAGGGTGGTGGGCTGACGCCTGAACGGCAGGCGTTTCGTGAGCGGATCCGGATGGAGGCCGCCGAACGGTTCGGCGCCGGGGCCTCCAACGCGGAGGTCGCCAAGGACTTACGGGTGAGCGTGCGTTCGGTTCAGCGGTGGCGCCGGGCCTGGCAGAACACCGGCACGGACGGTCTTCGGTCGGTGGGACCAGTGTCGCTGCCCAGGCTGAGCGAGAAGCTGTTCGCCGTACTGGAGCAGGAGTTGGCCAAGGGCCCGGTCGCGCACGGCTGGCCGGACCAGACCTGGACACTGGCCAGGATCAAGACCTTGATCGGGCGGCGGTTCCACAAGTCGTTCACACTCTCGGGCATCTCGCAGATGCTGCGCCGCCGCGGCTGGAGCCACCAGGTCCCGGCCCGGCGAGCGGTCGAGCGGGACGACGTGGCCGTGGCCGGGTGGGTGAAGGAGACCTTCCCGCACGTGGAAGCACCGCGGCGGCGCTCGATGCCTACCTCGTTTTTGAGGACGAGGCCGGCTTCTCGATGA